From a region of the Trichocoleus sp. genome:
- the ctpA gene encoding carboxyl-terminal processing protease CtpA, whose translation MRKQIIRVGFVLVFAVAWIWGGWVPSATAFTEEQRLVSEVWRLVDRAYVDDTFNHQNWWQVRQKILQQPLQDREQTYAAIQKMLASLDDPFTRLLKPDQYRSLQTNTSGELTGVGLQITQDNPNSELRVIAPIEGSPAAQAGIKPRDRIVKINGVLTTKLTLDEAAERMRGPMGSRVTLTIAQEGEDIVNAKDVLLVRNRISLNPVYAELRPQSNGTQIGYLRLSQFNANASAELASAVKRMEQQGADAYILDLRSNPGGLLQAGIDIARLWLNEGTVVYTVNRNGIQDSFAADGEAVTPDPLIVLVNQGTASASEILAGALQDNGRAQLVGERTFGKGLIQSLFNLSDGSGLAVTIAKYETPNHHDINRQGIAPDVEVPLDPISRDEIATESDRQYQAAVELLTHHAVLAGAA comes from the coding sequence ATGAGAAAACAGATTATCCGAGTTGGATTCGTTTTAGTATTTGCAGTTGCCTGGATATGGGGAGGGTGGGTTCCCTCAGCCACCGCCTTTACGGAAGAGCAACGATTGGTGAGTGAAGTCTGGCGACTGGTCGATCGCGCCTATGTGGATGACACCTTCAATCATCAGAATTGGTGGCAGGTGCGCCAAAAAATATTGCAGCAACCGCTTCAAGACCGGGAACAGACCTATGCCGCGATTCAAAAAATGCTGGCATCGCTAGATGACCCCTTTACACGATTGCTCAAGCCCGACCAGTATCGTAGCCTGCAAACCAATACTTCTGGTGAGCTAACGGGAGTGGGTCTGCAAATCACCCAGGACAACCCCAACAGCGAACTGCGCGTGATTGCCCCGATCGAAGGTTCTCCGGCAGCTCAAGCTGGAATTAAGCCTCGCGATCGAATTGTTAAGATTAACGGCGTTTTGACCACAAAGCTGACGCTGGATGAAGCGGCTGAACGGATGCGTGGACCGATGGGCAGTCGAGTGACGTTGACCATTGCTCAAGAAGGCGAAGATATCGTCAACGCCAAGGACGTCTTGCTGGTACGCAATCGAATTAGCCTGAATCCGGTCTATGCTGAGCTGCGTCCTCAATCCAATGGGACTCAGATCGGTTATCTGCGGCTCAGCCAATTTAATGCTAACGCGAGTGCAGAGCTGGCGAGTGCTGTGAAGCGCATGGAACAACAGGGCGCAGATGCCTATATTTTGGATTTGCGGAGTAATCCGGGCGGTCTGCTGCAAGCAGGGATTGATATTGCGCGGCTCTGGCTGAACGAAGGCACAGTTGTTTATACCGTTAACCGCAATGGCATTCAAGATAGCTTTGCTGCTGATGGAGAAGCGGTGACCCCTGATCCGCTGATTGTATTGGTGAATCAGGGAACCGCCAGCGCCAGCGAAATTTTGGCAGGGGCTTTGCAAGATAACGGACGCGCTCAACTGGTTGGAGAACGCACCTTTGGTAAAGGGTTGATTCAGTCGCTCTTTAATCTCTCTGATGGTTCTGGGTTGGCTGTGACGATCGCCAAATATGAAACGCCCAACCATCACGACATCAACCGTCAGGGCATTGCTCCCGATGTCGAAGTGCCGCTTGACCCAATCTCGCGGGACGAAATTGCCACTGAGTCCGATCGTCAATATCAGGCAGCCGTTGAGTTGCTTACCCATCATGCAGTCCTGGCAGGAGCCGCCTAG
- a CDS encoding cytochrome b6 — translation MFTKQVTDSKVYQWFQERLEIQALADDITSKYVPPHVNIFYCLGGITLVCFLIQFATGFAMTFYYKPTVTEAFQSVQYLMTDVNFGWLIRSIHRWSASMMVLMMILHVFRVYLTGGFKKPRELTWVTGVILAVITVSFGVTGYSLPWDQVGYWAVKIVSGVPEAIPVVGSLMVELLRGGQSVGQATLTRFYSLHTFVLPWLIAVFMLAHFLMIRKQGISGPL, via the coding sequence ATGTTTACAAAGCAGGTAACTGACTCAAAAGTCTATCAGTGGTTTCAGGAGCGTCTGGAGATTCAAGCCCTGGCTGATGACATCACCAGTAAGTATGTACCGCCTCATGTCAACATCTTCTATTGCTTGGGTGGGATTACGCTTGTTTGCTTCTTGATCCAGTTTGCGACTGGCTTCGCAATGACTTTTTACTATAAACCGACTGTCACGGAAGCGTTTCAATCCGTGCAGTATTTGATGACTGATGTCAACTTTGGCTGGCTGATTCGCTCCATCCACCGCTGGTCTGCCAGCATGATGGTGCTGATGATGATTCTGCACGTCTTCCGCGTTTACCTGACAGGCGGCTTCAAAAAGCCCCGCGAGTTGACCTGGGTGACGGGCGTGATTCTGGCTGTGATCACCGTTTCGTTTGGCGTAACTGGCTACTCGCTTCCCTGGGATCAGGTTGGCTACTGGGCAGTCAAAATTGTTTCTGGTGTTCCTGAAGCAATTCCCGTTGTCGGTTCTTTGATGGTAGAACTGCTGCGAGGCGGTCAGAGTGTGGGTCAGGCAACCCTAACCCGTTTCTATAGTCTTCACACCTTTGTTCTGCCCTGGCTGATTGCCGTATTCATGCTGGCGCACTTCCTGATGATTCGGAAGCAGGGTATTTCTGGTCCGTTGTAA
- the petD gene encoding cytochrome b6-f complex subunit IV has product MSILKKPDLADPVLREKLKKGMGHNYYGEPAWPNDLLYVFPVVILGTIACCVALAVLDPALVGEPANPFATPLEILPEWYLFPAFQILRVVPNKLLGIALQTAIPLGLMLIPFIESVNKFQNPFRRPVATTLFLFGTLVTLWLGIGATFPIDKSLTLGLF; this is encoded by the coding sequence ATGTCAATTTTGAAAAAACCGGATCTCGCTGATCCCGTGTTGCGTGAAAAGCTGAAGAAGGGCATGGGTCACAACTATTATGGTGAACCCGCTTGGCCCAACGACTTGCTGTATGTCTTCCCAGTTGTAATTCTGGGAACGATCGCTTGCTGCGTCGCGCTTGCAGTTCTCGATCCAGCACTGGTTGGTGAGCCTGCAAATCCCTTTGCAACCCCGCTGGAAATTCTGCCGGAATGGTATCTGTTCCCCGCATTCCAGATCTTGCGCGTTGTCCCCAACAAACTGCTGGGAATTGCCCTACAAACTGCAATTCCACTGGGCTTGATGCTGATTCCCTTCATTGAGAGCGTCAACAAGTTCCAGAACCCCTTCCGTCGTCCCGTTGCAACCACGCTCTTCCTGTTCGGTACATTGGTGACGCTGTGGCTGGGTATTGGTGCAACCTTCCCGATCGACAAATCCCTGACCCTGGGTTTGTTCTAA
- a CDS encoding glycosyltransferase family 4 protein codes for MTSPAESDAANLEDAQTSIAPSPYLFVFLEVFAQEGGIQSYVQDIFRSYLSLKALPQADVLLLRDQASESNPFQSPHLKFHCFQSRSARLGRLKFSVALLTYLVKRKPQRVFCGHIKLAPLIRMFCQPLGIPYTVLTYGKEVWEPLPPSERDALQQADRLWTISRYSRNRACAANLLEPAKIKLLPCAVDSEQFSPGEKPLELLQQYGLQDSRVLMTVARLWSGDIYKGVDVTLRALPSLAQAIPDVKYLVIGRGDDQPRLAKLASELGVSDRVIFAGFVPTQELVKHYRLADAYVMPSQEGFGIVYLEAMACGLPVLAGDADGSADPLQDGKLGWHVPHRNSTAVAQACITILQERAAYLQHQECDRRCDSRWLRQQVLAHFSRAAFTEQLQLLLNED; via the coding sequence ATGACCTCTCCTGCTGAATCGGATGCTGCAAATCTGGAAGATGCTCAGACATCGATCGCCCCATCTCCCTATCTATTTGTCTTTCTAGAAGTTTTTGCTCAGGAAGGCGGCATTCAATCCTACGTCCAAGATATTTTTCGCAGCTATTTAAGTTTGAAAGCGCTGCCCCAAGCCGATGTGCTGCTGCTGCGCGATCAAGCTAGTGAGTCCAACCCGTTCCAGTCCCCTCACCTGAAGTTTCACTGCTTTCAGTCGCGCTCTGCCCGATTGGGGCGGCTTAAGTTTTCGGTAGCGCTGCTGACCTACTTGGTTAAACGCAAACCGCAGCGGGTCTTTTGTGGACATATTAAACTGGCTCCGCTGATTCGGATGTTCTGTCAACCGCTTGGCATTCCTTATACGGTTCTGACTTATGGCAAAGAAGTCTGGGAACCATTACCTCCTTCAGAACGCGATGCTCTTCAGCAAGCCGATCGCCTTTGGACAATCAGTCGCTATAGCCGCAATCGAGCCTGTGCTGCCAACCTGCTTGAGCCAGCCAAAATTAAGCTGCTGCCCTGTGCAGTGGATAGTGAGCAATTTAGCCCTGGCGAAAAGCCCCTGGAACTGCTGCAACAATATGGGCTACAAGACTCCAGAGTTTTGATGACCGTTGCCCGCCTCTGGTCAGGCGATATTTATAAAGGGGTCGATGTTACCCTACGTGCCCTGCCATCGCTCGCTCAGGCAATTCCGGATGTGAAATACCTGGTGATTGGCAGAGGGGATGATCAGCCCAGGCTGGCAAAGCTGGCGAGCGAGCTGGGCGTGAGCGATCGAGTGATCTTTGCCGGATTCGTTCCCACTCAAGAATTAGTCAAGCATTATCGCCTTGCTGATGCTTACGTTATGCCCTCTCAAGAGGGATTTGGCATCGTTTATTTAGAAGCAATGGCTTGTGGTCTACCCGTCTTGGCTGGAGATGCAGACGGATCAGCCGATCCGCTACAGGATGGAAAGCTCGGATGGCATGTTCCCCACCGCAATTCAACCGCTGTTGCCCAAGCTTGCATCACTATCTTGCAGGAGCGAGCTGCTTATTTACAGCATCAGGAGTGCGATCGTCGCTGCGACAGTAGGTGGCTTCGGCAACAGGTTTTAGCGCACTTTAGCAGAGCAGCCTTCACCGAGCAGTTGCAACTTCTGCTGAACGAAGATTAG